The proteins below are encoded in one region of Girardinichthys multiradiatus isolate DD_20200921_A chromosome 19, DD_fGirMul_XY1, whole genome shotgun sequence:
- the LOC124855460 gene encoding uncharacterized protein LOC124855460, with the protein MERKISSDSKDGGKAEVKAVSGQQTNTASSDEGSAEDMAAAFKGTDSHPDLQLPDSSSPSSPSSPLPRSAMPPSVSASALLALASPATRRSISTGDFRRVTGALLAGSDPPSTSATAPSSKLVTPSSSMEFEAARRRLLEVEERQRVIREMERRLEELREMFVRSEQQVVVHGELVSRITGAAQQGELYVAENTQRVKKGMKFKKHRPTIVFSSMLGLRTCLPWPVKLK; encoded by the coding sequence ATGGAGAGGAAAATCAGCAGCGACAGCAAAGATGGAGGGAAAGCTGAAGTAAAGGCTGTGAGTggacaacaaacaaacacagcGAGCTCTGATGAGGGCTCGGCTGAGGACATGGCAGCAGCTTTTAAAGGTACGGACTCTCATCCTGACCTCCAACTACCGGATTCATCATCCCCATCATCACCTTCCTCACCTCTACCTCGGTCAGCCATGCCACCTTCTGTGTCTGCCTCTGCTCTCCTGGCTTTGGCATCTCCGGCAACCAGGCGTTCCATTTCCACGGGAGACTTCCGGAGGGTAACAGGGGCTCTCCTAGCTGGCTCTGATCCCCCATCCACTTCTGCAACGGCCCCCTCCTCCAAACTGGTCACCCCCAGCTCCAGCATGGAATTTGAGGCAGCTCGACGGCGGCTCCTGGAGGTGGAGGAGCGGCAACGGGTCATCAGAGAGATGGAGCGGCGCCTAGAGGAGCTCAGGGAGATGTTTGTGCGCTCAGAGCAGCAAGTGGTGGTCCATGGGGAACTGGTGTCACGGATAACCGGTGCAGCCCAGCAGGGTGAGCTGTACGTGGCAGAGAACACCCAACGTGTGAAGAAAGGCATGAAGTTTAAGAAACATCGACCCACTATTGTCTTTTCCTCCATGCTTGGACTGCGCACATGTCTCCCCTGGCCCGTAAAGCTCAAATAG